The following proteins come from a genomic window of Malus domestica chromosome 02, GDT2T_hap1:
- the LOC103407153 gene encoding zinc finger protein ZAT9-like, with translation MEKRCKICMRSFPNGRALGGHMRSHVMNHPIPQKPEDEDEEANREQTQLTIDELCDSASASSPLSSDDEEEHDDDMIYGLSENPKRSIKLVDPEFSFVIHAGSIVLQDKESETESSKSPTRRRSKRTRKSSMMALHHHQNHSQYHHHQKLESFKKIKLKNKVVSSKADSFDPEPVSSISDATKEEDVAFCLMMLSRDKWKKQDRHHQHEQEQEKDDEVERSTEDTDDSEEHLINLPRTRTARGKYKCETCNKVLKSYQALGGHRASHKKIIALNANPIYKPELKQENYNVAGNSSSVAERKIHECPVCFRVFSSGQALGGHKRSHVMSGSAAEASNSSPPLKSLTKLGDNLIDLNLPAPFDDDDVGQIELSAVSDSEFVNHIRR, from the coding sequence ATGGAGAAGCGGTGTAAGATTTGCATGAGGAGCTTCCCCAATGGCAGAGCCTTGGGGGGTCACATGAGGTCTCACGTCATGAACCATCCGATTCCTCAGAAACCGGAAGATGAAGACGAAGAAGCGAATCGAGAACAAACCCAGCTGACCATTGATGAGCTGTGCGATTCAGCTTCAGCTTCTTCTCCGTTGTCTTCAGACGATGAAGAAGAACATGATGATGATATGATTTATGGTTTGAGTGAGAATCCAAAGAGAAGCATAAAGCTAGTGGATCCTGAGTTTTCTTTTGTCATCCATGCTGGGTCTATTGTTCTTCAAGACAAAGAGAGTGAGACCGAGTCGTCCAAGAGCCCAACTCGGAGACGATCTAAAAGAACACGAAAATCCTCCATGATGGCgcttcatcatcatcaaaatcatagtCAGTATCACCATCATCAAAAGCTCGAATCTTTCAAGAAAATTAAGCTCAAGAACAAGGTGGTCAGCAGCAAGGCCGATTCTTTCGATCCGGAACCCGTAAGTTCAATTTCCGATGCCACCAAAGAGGAAGATGTCGCCTTCTGCCTCATGATGTTGTCGAGAGACAAATGGAAAAAACAAGACCGCCACCACCAAcatgaacaagaacaagaaaaagaCGATGAAGTGGAAAGATCAACGGAGGACACGGATGATTCTGAGGAGCATCTGATCAACTTACCCAGAACTAGAACTGCTCGAGGGAAATACAAATGTGAAACGTGCAACAAAGTTCTTAAATCTTATCAGGCTCTTGGTGGTCACAGAGCAAGCCACAAGAAGATTATCGCTTTGAATGCGAACCCCATTTACAAGCCCGAATTGAAGCAAGAAAATTATAATGTGGCAGGAAATTCTTCCTCTGTGGCTGAACGAAAAATTCATGAATGCCCAGTTTGTTTTAGAGTTTTTTCCTCTGGTCAAGCGCTTGGTGGGCACAAAAGATCTCATGTGATGAGTGGTTCTGCAGCAGAAGCAAGCAATAGTAGTCCTCCATTGAAGAGTTTAACTAAGCTTGGTGATAATTTGATAGATCTTAATCTTCCTGCTCCTTTTGACGATGATGACGTCGGCCAAATCGAGCTCTCTGCAGTTTCTGATTCAGAGTTTGTGAACCACATTAGAAGATGA
- the LOC139191472 gene encoding uncharacterized protein — MYNIDDWVLLKLSLWRGVVQFGKKGKLSPRYIEPCMIIERVGEVAYRLDLLPELSKVHDVFHVSMLRHSISDPSHVILPQPLEINPNLTYDEEPVTILDWKDKVLRNKTVRLVKVLWRNHSVEEAT, encoded by the coding sequence ATGTATAATATAGATGATTGGGTACTTCTGAAGCTATCACTGTGGAGAGGTGTAGTAcagtttggaaagaaaggcaagctgagtcctaggtacattgaaCCGTGTATGATCATCGAgagagttggtgaagttgcttatagGCTTGACTTGCTTCCAGAGTTATCCAAAGTACACGATGTTTTtcatgtctctatgcttcgTCATTCCATCTCAGATCCTTCTCATGTGATACTTCCTCAACCGCTGGAAATTAATCCGAATTTaacttatgatgaggagccagtgactattttggattggaaggataaggttcTGAGAAATAAGACCGTGCGCTTAGTGAAAGTTTTGTGGAGGAATCACTCGGTGGAAGAAGCCACTTAG